The following are encoded in a window of Acidimicrobiales bacterium genomic DNA:
- a CDS encoding AI-2E family transporter codes for MTGRADQHRSTPGVPPNLERVAAIAWRVLLVAVAVVVVLVVLHLLIVIVLPIFIAVLIATALIPPVQWLVSKGWKRTLAAVAVVIPAYLAFFGVLVFLGAAVVRQFSELGDAFSEGLGDIQAWLIEGPLGLDESQIEDYSSRALEQLRGSTEQLTEQLTTGAVLALEVVAGFLIALVLGFFFVKDGDRITSWFMRHVRRDDEETVRATASRAWFSLGGYLRGTIVVSTVDAIGIGAGLIIVGVPLVIPLMILTFFGGFFPLVGATLAGGVAVIVALVSGGLTDALIILGVVLLVQQVESNFLEPVVMARAVALHPVVIIVVITTGAIVGGLVGAFVAVPLAAMVSAVGNELRARGVILPDVELRDETVEASAEVSEET; via the coding sequence ATGACGGGCCGCGCCGACCAGCACCGCTCGACGCCGGGTGTCCCGCCCAACCTCGAGCGGGTAGCGGCCATCGCCTGGCGGGTGCTGCTCGTCGCCGTCGCCGTCGTCGTGGTCCTGGTGGTGCTTCACCTCCTGATCGTCATCGTCCTGCCGATCTTCATCGCCGTGCTCATCGCCACCGCCCTCATCCCGCCCGTGCAGTGGCTGGTGAGCAAGGGCTGGAAGCGCACCCTGGCGGCCGTGGCGGTGGTCATCCCCGCCTACCTCGCCTTCTTCGGGGTGCTCGTCTTCCTCGGGGCGGCGGTGGTGCGTCAGTTCAGCGAGCTGGGCGACGCCTTCTCGGAGGGCCTGGGTGACATCCAGGCCTGGCTGATCGAGGGGCCGCTCGGTCTCGACGAGAGCCAGATCGAGGACTACTCGAGCCGGGCGCTCGAACAGCTCCGGGGCAGCACCGAGCAGCTCACCGAGCAGCTCACCACCGGGGCGGTCCTCGCCCTCGAGGTGGTGGCCGGGTTCCTCATCGCCCTCGTGCTCGGCTTCTTCTTCGTCAAGGACGGCGACCGCATCACCTCGTGGTTCATGCGCCACGTCCGCCGGGACGACGAGGAGACCGTGCGGGCCACCGCCAGCCGGGCGTGGTTCAGCCTCGGCGGCTACCTGCGAGGCACGATCGTCGTCTCCACCGTCGACGCCATCGGCATCGGCGCCGGCCTGATCATCGTCGGGGTACCGCTCGTGATCCCGCTCATGATCCTCACCTTCTTCGGCGGGTTCTTCCCGTTGGTGGGCGCCACGCTCGCCGGTGGCGTCGCGGTGATCGTGGCCCTCGTGAGCGGGGGGCTGACCGACGCCCTGATCATCCTCGGCGTGGTCCTCCTCGTGCAGCAGGTCGAGAGCAACTTCCTCGAGCCCGTCGTCATGGCCCGCGCCGTGGCCCTCCACCCGGTGGTGATCATCGTCGTGATCACCACCGGTGCGATCGTCGGGGGGCTCGTGGGCGCCTTCGTCGCCGTGCCCCTCGCCGCCATGGTGTCCGCCGTCGGCAACGAGCTGCGGGCCCGGGGCGTCATCCTCCCCGACGTGGAGCTGCGCGACGAGACCGTCGAGGCCTCGGCCGAGGTGAGCGAGGAGACCTGA
- a CDS encoding crotonase/enoyl-CoA hydratase family protein, which translates to MDLTQISYDVADGVLTITLDRPDQLNAFTGRMMNELLNAFDRADADDDVGAVIVTGRGRGFCAGADLSSGGDTFDAGARGAEVGVDIDDAGVPRDGGGRVALRIFESTKPVIAAINGPAVGVGITMCLPMDVRLASETAKIGFVFARRGIVPEACSSWFLPRVVGISQAQEWVVTGRVFGAEEALAGGLVRSVHAPVDLLPAARAIAREIVEHTAPVSVALSRQMLWRMLGADHPMEAHKVDSRAIGARGASADAREGVTSFLEKRPAEFPMRVSDGMPDFYPWWEDRPFE; encoded by the coding sequence GTGGACCTCACCCAGATCTCCTACGACGTGGCCGACGGTGTGCTCACCATCACCCTCGACCGCCCGGACCAGCTCAACGCCTTCACGGGGCGGATGATGAACGAGCTGCTCAACGCCTTCGACCGGGCCGACGCCGACGATGACGTTGGCGCCGTCATCGTCACCGGTCGGGGCCGCGGCTTCTGCGCCGGGGCCGACCTGTCGTCGGGAGGCGACACCTTCGACGCCGGCGCCCGGGGGGCCGAGGTGGGCGTCGACATCGACGACGCAGGGGTGCCCCGCGACGGCGGCGGACGGGTCGCGCTGCGGATCTTCGAGTCGACCAAGCCGGTCATCGCCGCCATCAACGGACCGGCGGTGGGGGTGGGCATCACGATGTGCCTGCCCATGGACGTCCGGCTCGCCTCCGAGACGGCCAAGATCGGCTTCGTCTTCGCCCGCCGGGGCATCGTTCCCGAGGCGTGCTCGAGCTGGTTCCTTCCACGGGTGGTCGGCATCAGCCAGGCCCAGGAGTGGGTCGTCACCGGGCGGGTCTTCGGCGCCGAGGAGGCACTGGCGGGTGGCCTGGTCCGCAGCGTCCATGCCCCCGTCGACCTGCTCCCCGCGGCGCGTGCCATCGCCCGGGAGATCGTCGAGCACACCGCGCCGGTGTCGGTCGCCCTCAGCCGCCAGATGCTGTGGCGCATGCTCGGCGCCGACCACCCGATGGAAGCCCACAAGGTCGACTCGCGCGCCATCGGCGCCCGGGGGGCGAGCGCGGATGCCCGCGAGGGGGTGACCTCGTTCCTCGAGAAGCGTCCCGCCGAGTTCCCCATGCGGGTGAGCGACGGGATGCCCGACTTCTACCCGTGGTGGGAGGACCGCCCCTTCGAGTAG
- a CDS encoding thioredoxin domain-containing protein, whose translation MSGSVWVASYVLLWLAVLVLAVSVVALLRQIGVLHARLHPLGVHFAGEGPELDRPAPMAAEHRYGEAGATLLAFTAPTCEVCATLRPSLDALRRQYRELAMHVIDLDDTTRPTFSAFNVQSTPYVVAVDREGIVRGRGVANSLEQVEELLLEARQRAESAQGTDE comes from the coding sequence ATGAGCGGCAGCGTGTGGGTCGCCTCGTACGTCCTGCTGTGGTTGGCCGTCCTCGTGCTCGCCGTGTCGGTGGTGGCGCTGCTGCGCCAGATCGGGGTGCTCCACGCCCGTCTCCACCCCCTCGGCGTGCACTTCGCCGGCGAGGGGCCCGAGCTCGACCGCCCGGCGCCGATGGCCGCCGAGCACCGCTACGGCGAGGCCGGGGCCACACTGCTCGCCTTCACCGCGCCGACCTGCGAGGTCTGCGCCACACTCCGCCCCTCGCTCGACGCCCTGCGCCGCCAGTACCGGGAGCTCGCCATGCACGTCATCGACCTCGACGACACGACCAGACCGACCTTCTCGGCGTTCAACGTCCAGTCCACGCCCTACGTGGTGGCGGTTGACCGCGAGGGCATCGTCCGGGGCCGGGGGGTCGCCAACTCGCTCGAGCAGGTCGAGGAGCTCCTCCTCGAGGCCCGCCAGCGCGCCGAGTCGGCCCAGGGGACGGACGAGTGA
- a CDS encoding MauE/DoxX family redox-associated membrane protein codes for MDAVAYCVALVLATTFAWAGVAKLRDRGTTERTFRAFGLPAPAGLATAVPVAELGLAAGLVLVPGWAAVVALAVLAGFTTLLVRALRAGVDVGCGCFGTARSEPVSFVELVRNGVLALAAVIAATAPRVVVPTLESVVAVTTAAAVAALVLALCEVRRATGATFRVDLSGGPG; via the coding sequence GTGGACGCCGTCGCCTACTGCGTCGCCCTGGTGCTCGCCACCACCTTCGCCTGGGCGGGTGTCGCCAAGCTGCGCGACCGGGGCACCACCGAGCGCACCTTCCGCGCCTTCGGGCTCCCGGCGCCCGCCGGCCTCGCCACCGCCGTGCCCGTCGCCGAGCTCGGCCTTGCGGCCGGCCTGGTCCTCGTGCCTGGGTGGGCGGCGGTGGTAGCGCTGGCGGTGCTCGCCGGCTTCACCACCCTGTTGGTCCGCGCCCTGCGGGCCGGCGTCGACGTGGGCTGCGGCTGCTTCGGCACCGCCCGGAGCGAGCCGGTGTCGTTCGTGGAGCTCGTGCGCAACGGCGTCCTCGCCCTCGCCGCGGTGATCGCCGCCACTGCACCACGGGTCGTCGTCCCCACCCTCGAGTCGGTGGTGGCGGTGACCACCGCCGCCGCCGTGGCCGCCCTGGTCCTGGCCCTCTGCGAGGTCCGCCGGGCCACCGGGGCGACGTTCCGAGTCGACCTGAGCGGCGGGCCAGGGTGA